One stretch of Miscanthus floridulus cultivar M001 chromosome 18, ASM1932011v1, whole genome shotgun sequence DNA includes these proteins:
- the LOC136523843 gene encoding uncharacterized protein gives MADYFSGFDLNIRVEDEENGNLPWDLNDDNELEDDDGNTEFHLAEHEDDDGNTEFHLAEHEDDDGDAFFDLNEPPLEHGNGIDLNLPLDEFGAVDFDYLHNPAEQVNQPKHDYSDHTRQQVYQALLMRSKNGKLGKHDTRIVGDQFGVHIRTVQRIWKQG, from the exons ATGGCTGATTACTTCTCTGGCTTCGATCTCAACATTCGTGTAGAAGATGAAGAGAACGGCAACCTGCCGTGGGATCTCAACGACGACAACG AGCTTGAAGATGACGACGGCAACACTGAGTTTCATCTCGCAGAGCATGAAGATGACGACGGCAACACTGAGTTTCATCTCGCAGAGCATGAAGATGATGACGGTGACGCTTTTTTTGATCTCAACGAGCCTCCGTTGGAGCATGGCAACG GAATTGACTTGAACTTGCCACTAGATGAATTTGGAGCTGTAGATTTTGATTATTTACATAACCCCGCTG AACAAGTAAACCAACCGAAGCATGACTATTCTGATCATACAAGACAACAAGTGTACCAAGCACTATTGATGAGAAGCAAGAATGGGAAACTAGGCAAGCACGATACAAGAATTGTTGGTGATCAATTTGGAGTACATATTCGAACAGTTCAGCGCATATGGAAGCAAG GTTGA